One window of Xanthomonas sp. 10-10 genomic DNA carries:
- a CDS encoding methyl-accepting chemotaxis protein: MTFLHSLTVGRRLALAFALLIVLLAGSTTLALYEFKTVKQQVSIIIEVNNRKAALLNQMRESNMLGERYLRDFMLATPQQRSAVDAQLKDNRAHYAQLWAALQQLPTNADGMRARQAIQDSLTAARATNNRLLGMVRDGDLDGAKQLLNGQAQPLLQRRSKAIAAAVELQNRQNAAGADTILSSVALANRALIAFGLLSAGLAAALAWLISRSLVRPLKQATQVAEAIAHGKLDNPIGPQPGDEPGQLLTSMRGMQDQLKAVAAAQQDMARRHDAGQISFRMDQAAFPGEYGSMVRDTNALVASHIEVKMKLAQIMSRYAIGDLSQDMDRLPGEKAVLSDTMDAVKRNLSAMNGQIQLLAQAAAHGDFSVRGDTQRFQHDFLAMVESLNQLMATADGNLGALSGVLQAIAAGDLTERMHGQFHGVFAQMRDNANATTKQLSGIVGRIQLATSAINTAAGEIAAGNNDLSQRTEQQAANLEETAASMEELTSTVKQNAEGARQANQLAIGAANVASQGGEVVSKVVATMADIQASSKKIADIISVIDGIAFQTNILALNAAVEAARAGDQGRGFAVVASEVRTLAQRSAGAAKEIKELIDDSVGKVAEGSLLVDQAGTTMTEIVASVQRVTDIMGEISAASQEQSAGIEQVNLTVTQMDEATQQNAALVEEATAAARAMEDQAGQLSDAVAIFKIHPGTTQPTATPRPAPQQLASVASTRSPRPRDPAKAKPAITPVPGLRPALATTADSQANWREF; this comes from the coding sequence ATGACATTCCTGCACTCCCTGACCGTCGGGCGACGCCTGGCGTTGGCATTCGCGTTGCTGATCGTTTTGTTGGCCGGCTCCACCACCCTGGCGCTGTACGAATTCAAGACCGTCAAACAGCAGGTCTCGATTATCATCGAGGTCAACAACCGCAAGGCTGCGCTGCTCAACCAGATGCGCGAAAGCAACATGCTCGGCGAACGCTACCTGCGCGACTTCATGCTGGCCACCCCGCAACAACGGTCCGCCGTCGATGCCCAGCTCAAGGACAACCGCGCGCATTACGCACAACTCTGGGCGGCGCTGCAGCAGCTGCCAACCAACGCCGACGGCATGCGCGCGCGCCAGGCCATCCAGGACAGCCTCACCGCGGCCCGTGCCACCAACAACCGTCTGCTCGGCATGGTGCGCGATGGCGATCTCGACGGCGCCAAGCAGCTGTTGAACGGCCAGGCGCAGCCCTTGCTGCAACGCCGTTCCAAGGCGATCGCCGCCGCGGTGGAATTGCAGAACCGGCAGAACGCCGCTGGTGCGGACACGATCCTGAGCAGCGTGGCGCTGGCCAATCGCGCCCTGATCGCTTTCGGTCTGTTGTCGGCCGGCCTGGCCGCTGCACTGGCGTGGCTGATTTCGCGCAGCCTGGTACGCCCGCTGAAACAGGCCACGCAGGTGGCCGAGGCGATCGCGCACGGCAAGCTGGATAACCCGATCGGCCCGCAGCCGGGCGACGAGCCTGGCCAGTTGCTGACCAGCATGCGCGGCATGCAGGATCAGCTCAAGGCGGTGGCCGCCGCGCAGCAGGACATGGCGCGCCGGCACGACGCCGGCCAGATCAGCTTCCGCATGGATCAGGCCGCGTTTCCTGGCGAATACGGCAGCATGGTGCGCGACACCAATGCGCTGGTCGCATCGCATATCGAAGTGAAGATGAAGCTGGCGCAGATCATGTCGCGCTACGCCATCGGCGACCTGAGCCAGGACATGGACCGCCTGCCCGGCGAGAAGGCCGTGCTCAGCGACACCATGGATGCGGTCAAGCGCAACCTTTCGGCGATGAACGGCCAGATCCAGTTGCTCGCGCAGGCCGCCGCGCATGGCGACTTCAGCGTGCGCGGCGATACGCAGCGGTTTCAGCATGACTTTCTGGCGATGGTGGAAAGCCTCAACCAGTTGATGGCCACCGCCGATGGCAACCTCGGTGCGTTGTCCGGGGTGCTGCAGGCCATTGCTGCCGGCGACCTGACCGAGCGCATGCACGGCCAGTTCCATGGCGTGTTTGCGCAGATGCGCGACAACGCCAATGCCACCACCAAGCAGTTGTCCGGCATTGTCGGGCGCATCCAGCTGGCCACCAGCGCAATCAACACCGCTGCCGGCGAAATCGCTGCCGGCAACAACGACCTGTCGCAGCGTACCGAGCAGCAAGCGGCCAACCTGGAAGAAACCGCCGCCTCGATGGAGGAACTCACCTCCACCGTCAAGCAGAACGCCGAAGGCGCACGCCAGGCCAACCAGCTCGCCATCGGCGCCGCCAACGTGGCCTCGCAGGGTGGCGAGGTGGTCAGCAAGGTCGTCGCCACCATGGCCGATATCCAGGCCTCGTCGAAGAAGATCGCCGACATCATCAGCGTCATCGACGGCATCGCCTTCCAGACCAACATCCTGGCCTTGAACGCGGCGGTGGAAGCGGCGCGTGCCGGCGATCAGGGCCGCGGCTTTGCGGTGGTGGCCAGCGAAGTGCGCACCCTGGCGCAACGCTCGGCCGGCGCAGCGAAGGAGATCAAGGAGTTGATCGACGACTCGGTGGGCAAGGTCGCCGAGGGCTCGCTACTGGTGGACCAGGCCGGCACCACCATGACCGAGATCGTGGCCAGCGTGCAGCGCGTCACCGACATCATGGGCGAGATCTCCGCTGCCTCGCAGGAGCAGTCGGCCGGTATCGAGCAGGTCAACCTCACCGTGACGCAGATGGACGAAGCCACCCAGCAGAACGCTGCGCTGGTGGAAGAAGCCACCGCTGCTGCGCGTGCGATGGAGGACCAGGCTGGCCAGCTGTCCGATGCAGTGGCGATCTTCAAGATCCACCCCGGCACGACGCAGCCGACAGCGACGCCCCGCCCTGCCCCGCAGCAGCTGGCAAGCGTCGCCTCGACGCGGTCGCCCCGCCCCCGTGACCCTGCGAAAGCGAAGCCGGCAATCACGCCCGTCCCCGGCTTGCGCCCGGCCCTGGCAACCACCGCCGACAGCCAGGCGAACTGGCGCGAGTTCTAA